In one Drosophila gunungcola strain Sukarami chromosome 2R unlocalized genomic scaffold, Dgunungcola_SK_2 000011F, whole genome shotgun sequence genomic region, the following are encoded:
- the LOC128255601 gene encoding probable threonine protease PRSS50 isoform X3: MSRWRSLGCGFDCGSRSRSGCSTGPLRLLVRRRSSNATVTTSLAWVFLLTLLVSYGDALRFFEEPCGSSRPKVINGQNEVIQAAAWMAAISNATYFLCVGTLINKHFVLAAAHCIYNHGDLFVKFETYPESEPPEMYAASLAVIHHSYVELDRSNDIGLLKLSRPVVYNVYIDPICLVLDKTLNKRSGQTFTAFSWDLRSKTYKGVTLNMLNQSHCNYMLGVNPSSHQICANSTSKQQDCDFQSSPLIISVRTKNKSHRGVIVGHGKIRCNRLGVFTDVTSYVDWITTTVKRFETWQRPVVAPPKTKIIKKPSHYEMVQRMWLYDDCSGNTLSSKLRAQIYGLNFMAQGVFITDRFIITNARGIPLNPDSLDVGVAGATRIYDEFRVDSIFKHPLYTHNYKNDIALLKLKRPVIIDGKKPICLIVNKSYQRLVESSAIFTTFDYVQTDKDVTIYQQIVDPFKCSIKIGIAIETNQVCVKTPPGVSQNYGKHGDILGKMMLFSENTWLVLVGIISYSSNSWQVLTNVIGHTEWIAHIVDSNQ; encoded by the exons ATGAGCCGATGGAGGTCGCTCGGCTGCGGCTTCGACTGTggctcccgctcccgctccggCTGCTCCACGGGTCCGCTTCGGCTGCTTGTTCGACGGCGCTCATCAAATGCAACTGTAACG ACATCATTAGCCTGGGTTTTTTTGCTGACTTTGCTTGTTAGCTATGGTGATGCTTTACGTTTTTTTGAGGAACCCTGTGGATCTTCTAGACCCAAAGTTATCAATGGCCAGAATGAAGTAATACAAGCGGCTGCATGGATGGCAGCCATAAGTAATGCCACATATTTTCTGTGTGTCGGTACGCTGATTAACAAAC ATTTTGTTTTAGCTGCTGCTCATTGCATATATAATCATGGAGACCT aTTTGTGAAGTTTGAAACGTATCCCGAATCAGAGCCACCCGAAATGTATGCAGCAAGCCTTGCCGTGATACATCATTCGTACGTAGAACTCGATCGTTCGAATGACATTGGTCTACTCAAACTGTCGCGCCCAGTGGTCTACAATG TTTATATTGATCCAATCTGCCTTGTTTTGGATAAGACTTTAAACAAACGGTCTGGTCAGACGTTTACAGCATTTTCCTGGGACCTGAGAAGTAAAACGTATAAAGGCGTCACCCTTAATATGCTTAATCAAAGCCATTGCAATTATATGTTGGGTGTGAATCCCAGTTCACATCAGATCTGTGCAAATAGTACATCAAAACAACAAGATTGTGATTTTCAATCTAGTCCCTTGATTATTTCTGTcagaactaaaaacaaatcacatcGCGGAGTCATTGTGGGCCATGGCAAAATACGCTGTAATAGACTTGGAGTTTTTACTGATGTAACAAGCTATGTCGACTGGATTACGACAACAGTAAAGCGTTTTGAAACATGGCAAAGACCAGTGGTTGCTccaccaaaaacaaaaattattaaaaaaccttCACACTATGAAATGGTTCAGCGGATGTGGTTGTATGACGACTGCAGTGGCAATACCTTATCATCAAAATTACGCGCACAAATTTATGGACTGAACTTCATGGCCCAGGGTGTGTTTATCACAGACA gatTTATCATCACAAATGCTAGAGGAATACCATTAAATCCCGACTCTCT AGATGTGGGTGTGGCGGGAGCCACACGGATATATGACGAATTCAGAGTTGACTCAATCTTTAAGCACCCATTGTATACTCATAACTACAAAAATGATATAGCGTTACTTAAACTGAAGCGACCTGTCATAATAG ACGGCAAAAAACCAATATGTTTGATTGTGAACAAATCCTATCAGCGACTTGTCGAATCTAGTGCAATTTTTACTACATTTGATTATGTGCAAACTGATAAGGACGTAACTATTTACCAACAAATTGTTGATCCCTTTAAGTGTTCAATCAAAATTGGGATAGCAATCGAAACTAATCAAGTTTGTGTGAAAACACCCCCTGGAGTGAGTCAAAACTATGGAAAACATGGCGACATATTGGGTAAAATGATGTTGTTTTCGGAAAACACATGGCTCGTCCTAGTTGGTATTATTAGTTATTCGTCCAATAGCTGGCAAGTTTTAACCAATGTTATAGGGCATACCGAGTGGATAGCGCATATCGTTGACTCAAATCAATAA
- the LOC128255601 gene encoding probable threonine protease PRSS50 isoform X2, with product MSRWRSLGCGFDCGSRSRSGCSTGPLRLLVRRRSSNATVTVTTSLAWVFLLTLLVSYGDALRFFEEPCGSSRPKVINGQNEVIQAAAWMAAISNATYFLCVGTLINKHFVLAAAHCIYNHGDLFVKFETYPESEPPEMYAASLAVIHHSYVELDRSNDIGLLKLSRPVVYNVYIDPICLVLDKTLNKRSGQTFTAFSWDLRSKTYKGVTLNMLNQSHCNYMLGVNPSSHQICANSTSKQQDCDFQSSPLIISVRTKNKSHRGVIVGHGKIRCNRLGVFTDVTSYVDWITTTVKRFETWQRPVVAPPKTKIIKKPSHYEMVQRMWLYDDCSGNTLSSKLRAQIYGLNFMAQGVFITDRFIITNARGIPLNPDSLDVGVAGATRIYDEFRVDSIFKHPLYTHNYKNDIALLKLKRPVIIDGKKPICLIVNKSYQRLVESSAIFTTFDYVQTDKDVTIYQQIVDPFKCSIKIGIAIETNQVCVKTPPGVSQNYGKHGDILGKMMLFSENTWLVLVGIISYSSNSWQVLTNVIGHTEWIAHIVDSNQ from the exons ATGAGCCGATGGAGGTCGCTCGGCTGCGGCTTCGACTGTggctcccgctcccgctccggCTGCTCCACGGGTCCGCTTCGGCTGCTTGTTCGACGGCGCTCATCAAATGCAACTGTAACGGTAACG ACATCATTAGCCTGGGTTTTTTTGCTGACTTTGCTTGTTAGCTATGGTGATGCTTTACGTTTTTTTGAGGAACCCTGTGGATCTTCTAGACCCAAAGTTATCAATGGCCAGAATGAAGTAATACAAGCGGCTGCATGGATGGCAGCCATAAGTAATGCCACATATTTTCTGTGTGTCGGTACGCTGATTAACAAAC ATTTTGTTTTAGCTGCTGCTCATTGCATATATAATCATGGAGACCT aTTTGTGAAGTTTGAAACGTATCCCGAATCAGAGCCACCCGAAATGTATGCAGCAAGCCTTGCCGTGATACATCATTCGTACGTAGAACTCGATCGTTCGAATGACATTGGTCTACTCAAACTGTCGCGCCCAGTGGTCTACAATG TTTATATTGATCCAATCTGCCTTGTTTTGGATAAGACTTTAAACAAACGGTCTGGTCAGACGTTTACAGCATTTTCCTGGGACCTGAGAAGTAAAACGTATAAAGGCGTCACCCTTAATATGCTTAATCAAAGCCATTGCAATTATATGTTGGGTGTGAATCCCAGTTCACATCAGATCTGTGCAAATAGTACATCAAAACAACAAGATTGTGATTTTCAATCTAGTCCCTTGATTATTTCTGTcagaactaaaaacaaatcacatcGCGGAGTCATTGTGGGCCATGGCAAAATACGCTGTAATAGACTTGGAGTTTTTACTGATGTAACAAGCTATGTCGACTGGATTACGACAACAGTAAAGCGTTTTGAAACATGGCAAAGACCAGTGGTTGCTccaccaaaaacaaaaattattaaaaaaccttCACACTATGAAATGGTTCAGCGGATGTGGTTGTATGACGACTGCAGTGGCAATACCTTATCATCAAAATTACGCGCACAAATTTATGGACTGAACTTCATGGCCCAGGGTGTGTTTATCACAGACA gatTTATCATCACAAATGCTAGAGGAATACCATTAAATCCCGACTCTCT AGATGTGGGTGTGGCGGGAGCCACACGGATATATGACGAATTCAGAGTTGACTCAATCTTTAAGCACCCATTGTATACTCATAACTACAAAAATGATATAGCGTTACTTAAACTGAAGCGACCTGTCATAATAG ACGGCAAAAAACCAATATGTTTGATTGTGAACAAATCCTATCAGCGACTTGTCGAATCTAGTGCAATTTTTACTACATTTGATTATGTGCAAACTGATAAGGACGTAACTATTTACCAACAAATTGTTGATCCCTTTAAGTGTTCAATCAAAATTGGGATAGCAATCGAAACTAATCAAGTTTGTGTGAAAACACCCCCTGGAGTGAGTCAAAACTATGGAAAACATGGCGACATATTGGGTAAAATGATGTTGTTTTCGGAAAACACATGGCTCGTCCTAGTTGGTATTATTAGTTATTCGTCCAATAGCTGGCAAGTTTTAACCAATGTTATAGGGCATACCGAGTGGATAGCGCATATCGTTGACTCAAATCAATAA
- the LOC128255601 gene encoding probable threonine protease PRSS50 isoform X1, whose amino-acid sequence MSRWRSLGCGFDCGSRSRSGCSTGPLRLLVRRRSSNATVTVTVTTSLAWVFLLTLLVSYGDALRFFEEPCGSSRPKVINGQNEVIQAAAWMAAISNATYFLCVGTLINKHFVLAAAHCIYNHGDLFVKFETYPESEPPEMYAASLAVIHHSYVELDRSNDIGLLKLSRPVVYNVYIDPICLVLDKTLNKRSGQTFTAFSWDLRSKTYKGVTLNMLNQSHCNYMLGVNPSSHQICANSTSKQQDCDFQSSPLIISVRTKNKSHRGVIVGHGKIRCNRLGVFTDVTSYVDWITTTVKRFETWQRPVVAPPKTKIIKKPSHYEMVQRMWLYDDCSGNTLSSKLRAQIYGLNFMAQGVFITDRFIITNARGIPLNPDSLDVGVAGATRIYDEFRVDSIFKHPLYTHNYKNDIALLKLKRPVIIDGKKPICLIVNKSYQRLVESSAIFTTFDYVQTDKDVTIYQQIVDPFKCSIKIGIAIETNQVCVKTPPGVSQNYGKHGDILGKMMLFSENTWLVLVGIISYSSNSWQVLTNVIGHTEWIAHIVDSNQ is encoded by the exons ATGAGCCGATGGAGGTCGCTCGGCTGCGGCTTCGACTGTggctcccgctcccgctccggCTGCTCCACGGGTCCGCTTCGGCTGCTTGTTCGACGGCGCTCATCAAATGCAACTGTAACGGTAACGGTAACG ACATCATTAGCCTGGGTTTTTTTGCTGACTTTGCTTGTTAGCTATGGTGATGCTTTACGTTTTTTTGAGGAACCCTGTGGATCTTCTAGACCCAAAGTTATCAATGGCCAGAATGAAGTAATACAAGCGGCTGCATGGATGGCAGCCATAAGTAATGCCACATATTTTCTGTGTGTCGGTACGCTGATTAACAAAC ATTTTGTTTTAGCTGCTGCTCATTGCATATATAATCATGGAGACCT aTTTGTGAAGTTTGAAACGTATCCCGAATCAGAGCCACCCGAAATGTATGCAGCAAGCCTTGCCGTGATACATCATTCGTACGTAGAACTCGATCGTTCGAATGACATTGGTCTACTCAAACTGTCGCGCCCAGTGGTCTACAATG TTTATATTGATCCAATCTGCCTTGTTTTGGATAAGACTTTAAACAAACGGTCTGGTCAGACGTTTACAGCATTTTCCTGGGACCTGAGAAGTAAAACGTATAAAGGCGTCACCCTTAATATGCTTAATCAAAGCCATTGCAATTATATGTTGGGTGTGAATCCCAGTTCACATCAGATCTGTGCAAATAGTACATCAAAACAACAAGATTGTGATTTTCAATCTAGTCCCTTGATTATTTCTGTcagaactaaaaacaaatcacatcGCGGAGTCATTGTGGGCCATGGCAAAATACGCTGTAATAGACTTGGAGTTTTTACTGATGTAACAAGCTATGTCGACTGGATTACGACAACAGTAAAGCGTTTTGAAACATGGCAAAGACCAGTGGTTGCTccaccaaaaacaaaaattattaaaaaaccttCACACTATGAAATGGTTCAGCGGATGTGGTTGTATGACGACTGCAGTGGCAATACCTTATCATCAAAATTACGCGCACAAATTTATGGACTGAACTTCATGGCCCAGGGTGTGTTTATCACAGACA gatTTATCATCACAAATGCTAGAGGAATACCATTAAATCCCGACTCTCT AGATGTGGGTGTGGCGGGAGCCACACGGATATATGACGAATTCAGAGTTGACTCAATCTTTAAGCACCCATTGTATACTCATAACTACAAAAATGATATAGCGTTACTTAAACTGAAGCGACCTGTCATAATAG ACGGCAAAAAACCAATATGTTTGATTGTGAACAAATCCTATCAGCGACTTGTCGAATCTAGTGCAATTTTTACTACATTTGATTATGTGCAAACTGATAAGGACGTAACTATTTACCAACAAATTGTTGATCCCTTTAAGTGTTCAATCAAAATTGGGATAGCAATCGAAACTAATCAAGTTTGTGTGAAAACACCCCCTGGAGTGAGTCAAAACTATGGAAAACATGGCGACATATTGGGTAAAATGATGTTGTTTTCGGAAAACACATGGCTCGTCCTAGTTGGTATTATTAGTTATTCGTCCAATAGCTGGCAAGTTTTAACCAATGTTATAGGGCATACCGAGTGGATAGCGCATATCGTTGACTCAAATCAATAA